The following are encoded in a window of Sutcliffiella horikoshii genomic DNA:
- a CDS encoding BH0509 family protein — translation MSRQERKNMINFIEVMKKADRESLAFMTDADIEHLYNNVYEQMMIHQSL, via the coding sequence ATGAGCAGACAGGAACGTAAAAACATGATTAATTTTATTGAAGTGATGAAGAAGGCGGATCGTGAGTCGTTAGCTTTTATGACGGACGCCGACATCGAGCATTTATACAATAATGTTTACGAGCAAATGATGATTCATCAGAGCCTTTAA
- a CDS encoding SRPBCC family protein yields the protein MVNVITEIIINCPKMQVADYAANPDHAPIWYDNIDSSDWRTPKPLQLGSQIAFKAKFLGKELAYIYEIVEFVPGEKLTMKTAQGPFPMETTYTWTAINTNTTKMTLQNKGEPKGFSKLFSPVMATMMKKANEKDLKKIKGILEKE from the coding sequence ATGGTGAATGTTATAACAGAGATTATAATTAACTGTCCGAAAATGCAGGTAGCGGACTATGCAGCAAATCCAGATCATGCGCCGATTTGGTATGATAATATCGATTCGTCCGATTGGAGAACCCCCAAGCCTTTGCAGTTAGGTTCGCAAATTGCGTTTAAAGCAAAATTTCTTGGCAAGGAGCTCGCATACATATATGAAATTGTTGAATTCGTACCAGGTGAAAAATTAACGATGAAAACTGCCCAAGGCCCATTCCCAATGGAAACAACTTATACATGGACAGCTATTAATACCAACACAACTAAGATGACACTACAAAATAAGGGAGAACCAAAAGGTTTTTCCAAACTATTCTCACCTGTCATGGCAACCATGATGAAAAAGGCAAACGAGAAAGATTTGAAGAAAATAAAGGGTATATTGGAGAAGGAATAG